Genomic segment of Thermoanaerobaculia bacterium:
CCTGCTTCATAAAGAGTACCTTGACCTTCATTCTGTAGGAAGAGTTGACGAGATGATGTTCACAGGGGTAACCGAGCAGAGTCTGATCATTGGAACCCCGCGTGTGATTGACCTTCACATCCTCAATGGAAATTTCCACCATTTCTCCCAGAGACTGCATCAGGGAACCGAGAGACTGGGAAAGACTTTCCGCATCAAATCTCGTGTATGTTTTCTCCTGCGGATTGACAAGATAGATGGCTTTCCCGTCATTGGAAACCATGAAGGTGCCTGTTCCCATCATCGGGTTATCCGATTCGGTGAACTCGACTCGGAAGAGTGCGGGCTCCTTCAGGTAGACCGTACCATTCATCGACATGGAGCCGGACTGTGTCTCAGCTTTTGTGGAACTTGTAAAGGTGTAGGAAATGTCAGCAGAAAGGGATGCGGCAAGCAGGATGATCAGAGACAGGAAGAATAAACGTTTCATGGAGAAACTCCTTGTATTGAATAGATTCTCTAAAAGAAAAACCGCGACGATGAGCCGAATATTTCCTTATTGCATGGAACGAGCAGCCCCGGCCAGGCTGGCCAGACCCACGCCGAAGACCATGGTGATGACTGCCACGCAGAGGCAGCAGAGGGCTAACACCAGAAAAGGCGTGAGAACAGCTTTCCAGGTTTCCGTGCGGTGAGCCTGTTTTAATCCGACGATATAGAGGATAAGGGCCCAGATTCCACCAATCATTCCACCACAGAAGGGAATGATCTGCGCCAGGTTTGATGTACTGGAATAGGCCACGACTTTAAAGGTTGCCTCGAAGCCTTCCTCTGCATCACCCAGTATCTTCCCGGCCAGGAAGAGAAGGCCTGAGACGACGAAAAGTCCGATCAGAATCAGGATAGGAGCGAGGATGACAAAGACAAACTGGACGCCCCCGGAAAGCATCATCCCGCCAAAGGCCTGGCGTCCCGCCATGGGGAGTGTAATCATGCTCTGTAAGGCCATACTCCAGATGAAGTTGAAAATCGCCCCGATCCATCCAACGATGACGGCATATAGTATTGGACTTCCCCAGTCGCCGTTTTTCGTATGGACGAGAAGAGACCGACTGGGTTGGTAATGACCATTTTGACAGTCTCGATCAGTGCTTTGCCCAATCCGAGTTCTTCCCGTCTTTCCCAGGGGTTGTCCCCTACCGGAGGCGGCGGAGGGGAAGAAAGATTAAAACCGCAGGTACCGCAGACTAACGAACCTTCCGGCACTTCTCCATTACAGCGTGGGCATTGAGTCATGTTGATCTCCTTCCTCGATGAGTAGGTTCATACCATCTTCAGAACGGCTTCGACAAGAGCGTCGATTCCGTCTGCTGCTTCCGAAATATGGCCCGCAAGCATATAGGCCGGAGTTGAAACAATATGATGCTCTTCGTCGATGACACACTTCTCTACCGGACAGGCCACATGGCGGGCTCCCATTTTCTGGAGAGCGCTGGCCGTTCCTTCATCCGTTCCAATCGTGACCTTGACGGACGAGGGTCCGAATATTTTCGCTGCGATGGCAGGGGCGATACATACAAACCCGATGGGCTTTTTCGCCCTGGACATTTCCTGAACCAAACGCATGACTTCCGGATGTACATCACTATCCGCTCCCCTGACCGCAAAGGATGAGAGGTTTTTGGCTGCGCCGAAGCCCCCGGGAAAGATGAGAGCATCCAGATCCCCAGCCTTTACCGTCGCAAGGTCACGGATCTTGCCACGAGCGATCCTGGCAGACTCCACAAGAACATTTCGTGAAGATCCTTCGTCCACATTTCCTGTTAGATGATTGATCACATGCATTTGAGGCTGATCGGGTGCCATGAAAATGACCTCGGCCCCCCTGCGATCCAGGGAGAGAAGGGTCAGCACCGATTCGTGAATCTCCGCTCCGTCATAGACTCCGCATCCTGATAAGACAACGCCTACTTTAGCCATAAGAACCTCCTTTTCCCTGCTTCTCCGAAACAGTATATCATTCCCCTTTCCTTTGCAAGTCCGTCATCCTGTGGATAAGACTGTGGAAATTTCTGTGGATAACTCCAGAAGTTGCTGGCAGTAGAATACTTGTGTCGGCAGGGCTCAGAACGACACGTAAAAATGAAAAGCCCGGTCCTGTTGACGATTTCATCCACGATACTTTTCGGGACAGGACATCAGGATTCAGATCCTGGTGTGAAATTATTTTCCACAATGGGATCAGTTTTGTCCGTTTTTCCCCCTGGGTTCCGATGTACGATCTCTCTGATACATAACAGGATCGGAGCGAGAAGAAGTCGTGAAAGAAGAGTGCCCACCATCAGGACAAGAAGAATGAGCAGAAAAAACAACAAGCTCAGGAGAACTTTCATTGTGTCATGCTCCGATGGGCAGAGAGGGGTTCAGTCAGTCTCTCCCCGTAATATGCGTAGCGCCTCTTCTGCTGTATTGGCAATTCTGGGATCCGATTCTCTCTGAGCAACGGTAAGGCGCCCCATGAGAAACTCATCTTTGGTGTCAAAAAGTGTCGGGTTGTCCCGGATAAAGGTAACGATTTCCCGTTTCTCATCGATTGTCCCTTTCTCCAGGAGTGTATAGAGCAGACGGAAGTACGTTCTCTTTTTCGGGTTGGGCCCAAGAGCATCGGGATGGAGTATCTGAAAGAGGATCATGTTCCTGAGCTCGAGGTCCGTGGACAGTATCGTTTCATTGGCAATCTGAAACCATTCTGTCGAACCAACTTCCAGTTTTGCGAGAATGGAAGGACCGTACCCTTTCATTCCTTTTCTGTAAAGAGCTAATTTGATTTTGTCCATGAAGGAAAGTTCCATGAAATCCTCCCGACTTGGGTTCTGCTCCTTAGTATACACGATCCCTACCCCCATCCCCAACTGATCGCGAACGAAAGTCTGCAGGATTCAGTGATCACCCTCAGGTTCATGAATTCCTGAATGAAGGCGATTCACGAGGTCCTGCAGGGTAGTAAAATCGATTTTCTTTGACAGTTCGGGTAAATCTTCACGAAGAACGGTAAGTGTGGAGGGATGGGGGTGGCCGATCGCTACCCCGTATCCCTGACGTTTCAAAAGCGTCATGAAATCTTTTAATTGTCGCCGAATGTAATGAGGTTCAGCCAGATCGTCCAGGAAGACATTTCTCGAGATTGCAGGCACTCCGTATTCCCGGGCGGTCTCTTCAGCAACGGTAGCGGCTGTCGTGCGGGAATCCAGAAAGAGAAGACCCTTCTGCTTCGCAAAGCCCATGACAAACTTCATGAGCTCTCCATCAGCGGTAGCTGCGGAACCCATATGGTTATTGAATCCTGCCGCCCAGGGAACCGAGCGCAGATTTTCCGCAAGCACCTGTTCTACCGTGTCGCGGTCCATGGAGACCATGAGAGCCCCTTCACCCGGATTATGGTACGGTTCTCCCTCCGGCTCCATGGGCATATGGCAGATGACTTCCTGTCCCAGAGCATGAATCTCTTCCGCCAGGGTCTCGGAGTGGGGCAATCTGGGAAGAATGGCGATCGTAAGAGGCACCTGTATGCCTCGAATGAACTTCAGGAAGTCCATCCGATAGCCGACATCATCGATGACGATTACAGCCACCGGGCGCGCGGAAACCTGAACATTTCGTTTCATGGAAACTGGAGCGGCAACCCTGGCCGGGGAAGCGACAAAGTAAAGCAGGATTTTCCCGTGATCTCCCATGACTTCGAGCGAAGATAGACCATATCCCCCCTTTTCCGTGACCAGGGTGCGTTCCTGGACCCGGATACTTTCAGGAAGGCGCTTTTGGAGAAGATTTCGAATGGATTCAACTTCGGCTTCATTTTCCTCAACCCGAACCTTCCAGATCTGCCCGCTCCCGTTCACGCCGATTCTTTCCGGAACAAGTCCTCTTTCTTTAAGCAGGAGGGAAATGGTGTCAACAAAAAGGTCAGGATGGTCCCGCTGTTGTTCGACGGAATAGAGGGCAACCAGAAGGACGATTCCGGTCAGGATTAAAACGGAAAAGATCAGGGCGGGGTAATTAACCCCGGGTCGCCTGGAGGATCTCTTCTGCTTTCTCGAAGTACGCGTCTTCTTGATTCGGACCACGGTGGATTCTTGAAGAAACGGGACTGTCCGGTGTCAGACCCTTCCCGTGAATAATCGTATCCTGAATATGGAAGGAGGCTATGGTCACCCACAGTCCGCCCTCTTTTAAAGGAATAAACTTTTGCATTCCAACCAGCCCTGCCGTGGTTTCTCCGACAAGAGTCACGCCGTCACTTCCCTGGAGAAGCCCGGCAAGAAGTTCAGCAGGGCCTGCCAGGGAGTTGTTGACAAAGATGACAAAGGGTCCGTGTTCGACCGGCTTCACCCGTGTGGATATCTTTTCCGGTTCATATTTTTTTCCCTGAAGTGTCACGCTTTTATCCGTGACGCCAAGATAGCCTGCGAAATCCACTGCACTCTGATAAGATCCGTTCACTGCCGAACGCAAATCCAGGATAAAGGGGGTTCCCTTAAGAGATTGCAGACGATCCAGAGCTCGGCTGACACTCTCTTCGTTCACAGTATAGAGGGTGAGAACGGGAAGCTTTGCATGGTCGGAATCTTCATATACCGGCAGTGTGAAAGGGGTAAGGTTCAGTGTAACCTGTGTCGGTTCGTCATCATCATTGCGGACAAGACCGAGAACAATTTCTTCACCCCCGCTGCCCGCGAGGACAGACTCGATTTCCCATAATCCCAGAGGTCCGGTGTCTTTATGACCCACCTGTTCGAGAATATCCCCGGTTCGAATGCCGGAGGTATCAGCGGGACTGCCTTTGATGACCGACAGCACATAGGTAAAGTTCCCGGATCTAGCCAGCCTGATCCCGCTCTCCCGTTTTTCCATGGCCTGATAGGCTCGAAAATCTTCAATCCGGTCGGAGGGAATATAGTACGAAATCCCATCCAGGCTGGAAACCAGTCCCTCCATGGAAGAACGCAATAGATCAGAAGGTTGCATCTCTTCCACATATTGTGAACTGGTGATGGTGAATGCCTGGGTAAAAATTTTCAAGAGATCGTAGGTTTCTTCTTTTTCCCTGGTGGAATGAAAAACCAGGTCCGAAAGAACCAAGCCGGTCACAAGAAGAAGAGAACAGGCGAGAAGAAAATTTCGGCCTAATTTCATGGGACTATTTTACCTCAACCAGGATGCCGGGTCCACTGAGCGTCCCGTATCACGGATCTCAAGATAGAGTTTGGGATCTGTCGTACCCCCGGCGATCACCTTTCCAAGAATTTTTCCGGGGTATACCCAATCATCTTTTTTGGCAGCCAGAGAGTCCAGGTATCCGTAAATGGAAATCACACCGAATCCGTGATCCACGATCACAAGATTTCTGTATCCCTTGAACCAGGAGGCGTAGGTTACCCGGCCCGGGAAAATGGGTGAAACATCCTGACTTTTCGCCACTTCGATCTGGATTCCCTTCATATCCACCTTGGTGCCGTAGTCCGGATTCGTCTGGGTGCCAAAGGGAACGACGACCTTTCCCCTGATGGGCCAGTCGAGGACGCCGCGATACCCGTGAATGTCTTCCTTGGCCTGGCGCGTAGTGTCCGTGGAGGAAAGAATGGTCAGCAGGCGCTCTAGTCGCTGGGCTTTTTCTTCAAGCTGAGCCACCTGCTCAAGAGTCTGCTTTTCTTCTTTTTGAATCTTGGCCAGGAGATACCGATGTTCCCGGATTGCCGCATTCAGTTGATTCCGCTTCGCCTGCCGGTCCCTCTGAAATTCCTGAAGTGCCGAATGCAGCTGGCCTTCCAGTTCTTTTTTCTTCTGAATTTCCGCAAGATTGGTACGATATCGTTCAATCAGGTTTTTATCCTGCTGGGCCAGATGGAGAATCCATCGAAAGGCATCGAGCATGTCTGCTCCTGTCTCAGACATGAAGATGAGGCGAAGGTATCCCAGTGAACCCATGTGCTGAAGGAATCTCAGTTTGGACAGGAGAAGAGTTTTTTCTTCCTGAAGATCCGACTGGACGCTTTCCAGGCTTACCTGGAGATCCTGAAGCTGATCCTCCTTCAACTGGGTCTGTAATTCCAGGGAACGAAGCTCCTGTTCGAGAAGTTCACGGCGTAATTGCACCGATCGGAGCTCTTCTTCTACAGAGCGCTTTTTCGCTTCGCTCTCCTTGAGTTGCTGTTCGAGGAAGGAAATATTTCGACGCAGCGAATCAAGTTCCTGAGCACGATCGTCCTCGAGCGACTGTCCGAGAAGAAGTGCAGGCAGGAAGAAGCTAAGGAATAAGGTTTTTACCCGCAACCTCATAGGGAGGAGACACGTTGTACATCTTCAGAATCGTAGGATAGAGATCCACAATATAGGGATCCTCGTCCAGCTCCATCTTCCAGTTCGTAAGAAGAACCCCGGGAACGGAAGGTGGATAGAGAGAACAGTGGTCACCGCTCCACACCTGGTCGTTCGACTCAATGAGCTGGGAGGGAATGCCGCCCAGGGACGTCTGCCAGGATACGCGGAAGAGTGGATTATTGGTAACAATCATATCGGGGATCAGGATGGCATTAAACGTTCCGTACGCTTCCTCACGGGTATACACCTTGGCAACAGGATGAAGGTCCGTGGTTTCATCCACCCATCCTTCCAGTCGGGAAATCAATTCTCGGCGCAATTCTTCATACTCGGGACCGGGTTCAACGATCCCCTTCGATTCGCGACCCTTGAGGTTGACGTAGAGTCCTCCCAGACCCATACAGTAGGCCCGGGTTCTGGACCAGTCCACGTTCGGCCAGAATTGGCCTCGATCAAAGAGGGCTTCCAGATTCTGTGTAATGTTTTCTGATCCCGTCAGAGTCATATACCCATTCTGGACAAGCCAGGTATTGTAGTTCGTCGCATATCGGAAGGACGCAAAACCATGGTCGGAAAGAACGATCAACTTTGCATCGGGAGGCATGTTCTCCATCGTCATCCCGACAATACGGTCCATGGACTCGTAAGATTGTTCCAGGGCGGACCCGAAGGCATTTGCCTTGGCGAGATCGTAGGCAGGATGTCCTTCGTCCAGGAGGCGGAAGAAGATATGGCCTACACGATCGGTAAATTCAAAGTATTGAAAGAGAAGGTCATCCCCATCCGCAATGAATCCTTCCAGCATCTTTGAATACATCTCTGCATTAAACTGCCACTCCTCCATGAAGAACTCTTCGTCCGTGAGCTCTTCGGAAGGGCTCCAGGTATCGACGGACCAGCCAATCGTCTTATAGAGGCCGAATCGATCCACCAGCTCTTTTGCCCATGAAAAGGGGTACGTAATGTTGATGCTTGTTGGCAGGTGACGTGGATCAAAGTTAATAGGAGAGAGGTAAAGGTTAATTTCCGGGTCCAGTGAGTCAAGGTAAAAACGGCCCACTCCCCGCACCTTGATAATAGGGTTGAACGTAAAAACAAAATCGGTCCATCCGCTCCACTCCCCGGGCCTGAGTACCACGGTCTGATCACATACCTTGACAGTCAGATGGGAACGATCTTCTGCCACTGCCAGATGCATGGGCAGTTTGATGTAATCCGGTTCGTCGAAGAACTTGTTCGGCGGCCCGACGATGATCGTATCCATCTCTCCACGGTTATCGGGAAGTTCAACAACTTCGACGGAAAACTCATTTTCCGTCGCGGTCGGGATAAAGAGGTCCGATGTAAAGAAAAAGGGTTTCCCGATCCGTCCGGAAAGATCTGGAACGCCGAGCCCCGACAGGAGATGACCGTGAGGGAAATTCTTAGCGGGAAAGGTCACCGGCATACGGAAAATCTTGCATGTATAACCGGAGCGTGACATGACCTGCCAGAAGGGTTCTCCCTGCTGGTGCATGTCCACACCTGGTCTTGTTTCGGGGATCATGGGAATGAGATAGAAACGAACTCCGAAAGCGGCAATCAAACCAAAGGCAAGCCCCAGAATCAGACGGACAGGCATCGACCGCCGAAGGAGCCAGGAAAGGAGAAAGATCAGAAAAAAGAAAGCGATGCCCGCAAGAATCGGGAGATAAATCTTATTCTTTGCTCCAAAGATCACAGGGACTTTAATTTCATCAGCGATAGCAAAGGTCGGCATATAGGTTTCTGGATCCCGTTTCAGAAAATCAAAAATCAGGTGCTGTCCGGGCTCAAGGCCGGTAGTGAACGTGGACCAGGAAACCGGGGTCTGGGCGGGAACGGGCGGCAGGAGCTTGTGGAAGCTTCCGTCCTGAGCGAGCTTTGAAAGATTGGGAAGCTTTCCCTGCTCCATATACTGGGTCAGGTAACCATGATCGACACCATCAAATCCAAGAATGATCATTCGTGGATGGTCGGGAGCGTCACCGGAGGCAAGTGCACTGACCAGAAATAGAAATATCAGGAATAATAAAGGCTTCTTCATGGGCCATATCATACTCGTTCTCTTACGAGACATCAACCTCACAGGAATGGAATCGGCCACACGGGGAATCGATCAGAGGATCGTTTGAAGAGCTGGAATCACTCCATTGAGGATTTCATCGGCAAAAAGCGTAAACCACACGGTCGTCCGATCCCGACCCAGGTCGGTAATCATCGTACGTTCTTCCTTAACGCTGAGAAAGAGGTTGACACGTGAGCGGTTGTTCATTCTCGTCCTGATCCCGGAAAAGAGGGATCGAGCAGCCGTCTCATTTCGGGCGGTAAAGCTGACAGCAAGGGCGATACCGTGAAAGGTGGGGGATTCAATTTCCCGTGCGGAAAGCATAGGCTGATCTGAAACCAGTTCCCTCAAGTCCAGGGACAGATGTCCCCGTTTCCCTCTGGGGATCAGGTTAAAGGCATGATGCTTAGATCCCTCCGCACCATATTCCAGGAGCTGAACGGTCTCGGAAACGAGAGCCTCTCGGGCTGAGCGGCCCCTGACGCTTGCACCCTGCAGAGATACAAGGGAGATGGCAGAAAAGGTCCGCATCGTTTCAAGGGGAAGAATCGGCTCAAGAAGCAGGATCGACGGATGAGGCAACCTGTATCTTCCATCGGTTTCCCGTGTCACATGAGGCATCCATAGCGCCGCATCCTCCGGAGGAGAGCCCGCACCCGCATAGATGTACAGGTGCCGATGAGGTTGTGGAGGGATCGCCGGGTGATCGGAGACATCCAGAAGAACATCATAATCCTCCGTATCAAGCTGTGAATGCGGGTGGACAATGCCTACCCCCTCCCCCACGGGTACCATGAGAGTCTCTTCGCTTTCTTCCGCCGCAAAATAGGTCATTGGCCAGGGTTCAAGGCGCCTCAACTCCTCTCCGAGGAGTGAGTCGGCACCGACCAGAGCGATATTACG
This window contains:
- a CDS encoding DUF4412 domain-containing protein, which produces MKRLFFLSLIILLAASLSADISYTFTSSTKAETQSGSMSMNGTVYLKEPALFRVEFTESDNPMMGTGTFMVSNDGKAIYLVNPQEKTYTRFDAESLSQSLGSLMQSLGEMVEISIEDVKVNHTRGSNDQTLLGYPCEHHLVNSSYRMKVKVLFMKQVSDQKSKKEVWTTQAIELPIRDLFQESRMKTGFADLDKLIEAESRTAVPGFMLKSIITTVSEDKKGKTTTTIQNYDVTSIKTESLADDLFLLPEGYREVPLIPTMQSDEGNDKEEGGKKKSIFDMFKS
- a CDS encoding YIP1 family protein encodes the protein MGQSTDRDCQNGHYQPSRSLLVHTKNGDWGSPILYAVIVGWIGAIFNFIWSMALQSMITLPMAGRQAFGGMMLSGGVQFVFVILAPILILIGLFVVSGLLFLAGKILGDAEEGFEATFKVVAYSSTSNLAQIIPFCGGMIGGIWALILYIVGLKQAHRTETWKAVLTPFLVLALCCLCVAVITMVFGVGLASLAGAARSMQ
- the elbB gene encoding isoprenoid biosynthesis glyoxalase ElbB, with product MAKVGVVLSGCGVYDGAEIHESVLTLLSLDRRGAEVIFMAPDQPQMHVINHLTGNVDEGSSRNVLVESARIARGKIRDLATVKAGDLDALIFPGGFGAAKNLSSFAVRGADSDVHPEVMRLVQEMSRAKKPIGFVCIAPAIAAKIFGPSSVKVTIGTDEGTASALQKMGARHVACPVEKCVIDEEHHIVSTPAYMLAGHISEAADGIDALVEAVLKMV
- a CDS encoding divergent polysaccharide deacetylase family protein encodes the protein MVRIKKTRTSRKQKRSSRRPGVNYPALIFSVLILTGIVLLVALYSVEQQRDHPDLFVDTISLLLKERGLVPERIGVNGSGQIWKVRVEENEAEVESIRNLLQKRLPESIRVQERTLVTEKGGYGLSSLEVMGDHGKILLYFVASPARVAAPVSMKRNVQVSARPVAVIVIDDVGYRMDFLKFIRGIQVPLTIAILPRLPHSETLAEEIHALGQEVICHMPMEPEGEPYHNPGEGALMVSMDRDTVEQVLAENLRSVPWAAGFNNHMGSAATADGELMKFVMGFAKQKGLLFLDSRTTAATVAEETAREYGVPAISRNVFLDDLAEPHYIRRQLKDFMTLLKRQGYGVAIGHPHPSTLTVLREDLPELSKKIDFTTLQDLVNRLHSGIHEPEGDH
- a CDS encoding S41 family peptidase; its protein translation is MKLGRNFLLACSLLLVTGLVLSDLVFHSTREKEETYDLLKIFTQAFTITSSQYVEEMQPSDLLRSSMEGLVSSLDGISYYIPSDRIEDFRAYQAMEKRESGIRLARSGNFTYVLSVIKGSPADTSGIRTGDILEQVGHKDTGPLGLWEIESVLAGSGGEEIVLGLVRNDDDEPTQVTLNLTPFTLPVYEDSDHAKLPVLTLYTVNEESVSRALDRLQSLKGTPFILDLRSAVNGSYQSAVDFAGYLGVTDKSVTLQGKKYEPEKISTRVKPVEHGPFVIFVNNSLAGPAELLAGLLQGSDGVTLVGETTAGLVGMQKFIPLKEGGLWVTIASFHIQDTIIHGKGLTPDSPVSSRIHRGPNQEDAYFEKAEEILQATRG
- a CDS encoding peptidoglycan DD-metalloendopeptidase family protein, translated to MRLRVKTLFLSFFLPALLLGQSLEDDRAQELDSLRRNISFLEQQLKESEAKKRSVEEELRSVQLRRELLEQELRSLELQTQLKEDQLQDLQVSLESVQSDLQEEKTLLLSKLRFLQHMGSLGYLRLIFMSETGADMLDAFRWILHLAQQDKNLIERYRTNLAEIQKKKELEGQLHSALQEFQRDRQAKRNQLNAAIREHRYLLAKIQKEEKQTLEQVAQLEEKAQRLERLLTILSSTDTTRQAKEDIHGYRGVLDWPIRGKVVVPFGTQTNPDYGTKVDMKGIQIEVAKSQDVSPIFPGRVTYASWFKGYRNLVIVDHGFGVISIYGYLDSLAAKKDDWVYPGKILGKVIAGGTTDPKLYLEIRDTGRSVDPASWLR
- a CDS encoding alkaline phosphatase family protein, with product MKKPLLFLIFLFLVSALASGDAPDHPRMIILGFDGVDHGYLTQYMEQGKLPNLSKLAQDGSFHKLLPPVPAQTPVSWSTFTTGLEPGQHLIFDFLKRDPETYMPTFAIADEIKVPVIFGAKNKIYLPILAGIAFFFLIFLLSWLLRRSMPVRLILGLAFGLIAAFGVRFYLIPMIPETRPGVDMHQQGEPFWQVMSRSGYTCKIFRMPVTFPAKNFPHGHLLSGLGVPDLSGRIGKPFFFTSDLFIPTATENEFSVEVVELPDNRGEMDTIIVGPPNKFFDEPDYIKLPMHLAVAEDRSHLTVKVCDQTVVLRPGEWSGWTDFVFTFNPIIKVRGVGRFYLDSLDPEINLYLSPINFDPRHLPTSINITYPFSWAKELVDRFGLYKTIGWSVDTWSPSEELTDEEFFMEEWQFNAEMYSKMLEGFIADGDDLLFQYFEFTDRVGHIFFRLLDEGHPAYDLAKANAFGSALEQSYESMDRIVGMTMENMPPDAKLIVLSDHGFASFRYATNYNTWLVQNGYMTLTGSENITQNLEALFDRGQFWPNVDWSRTRAYCMGLGGLYVNLKGRESKGIVEPGPEYEELRRELISRLEGWVDETTDLHPVAKVYTREEAYGTFNAILIPDMIVTNNPLFRVSWQTSLGGIPSQLIESNDQVWSGDHCSLYPPSVPGVLLTNWKMELDEDPYIVDLYPTILKMYNVSPPYEVAGKNLIP